In the Chlamydiales bacterium STE3 genome, one interval contains:
- a CDS encoding putative transposase (Product derived from UniProtKB/Trembl:D6YV69) codes for MQHRPVGKQSGKTSYIKRFNNTLRQRCSRLVKRTLSFSKKLANHIVMIKHFICDYNHQRALHV; via the coding sequence ATGCAACACCGACCTGTCGGAAAACAGTCCGGAAAGACAAGTTATATTAAAAGATTTAATAATACCCTTAGGCAAAGATGTTCCCGACTTGTAAAAAGAACCCTGTCATTTTCGAAAAAATTAGCGAACCATATTGTAATGATAAAACATTTTATATGTGACTATAATCATCAACGAGCATTACATGTTTAG
- a CDS encoding Peptidase S1 and S6 chymotrypsin/Hap (Product derived from UniProtKB/Trembl:E0I9G0) → MIFDLNVRNGDYERSDSYESVEKTLYRKDSRFNLYELESQTMDRNFIQKVRKNARSVAALVDLERLQENNDGNFEIRKDKVRSLKQNVPWYEDPAAPKQVFGVPLASDVKFQDEPCLAFGTAFLVGKKTALTNAHCVCVHGTNTLVNLKERWVVFNFQMTGKDEAPQGFPKNSVYKIERVKAHRYNEYSEITQEGESYKDWAILKLDRNVEGIEPLPISFADVEYDPEKKREVYMLGHPNGLPLKLATDGEIQPNTYQGQDKNERVTLYQEKYHPDIFSHNLPAYSGNSGSPVFCAKTHEVIGITFRGPKDFEKCKDKQVVKNRFISEDYA, encoded by the coding sequence ATGATTTTTGATTTAAATGTTAGAAATGGCGATTACGAAAGAAGCGATTCCTACGAAAGCGTAGAGAAAACGCTTTATAGAAAAGACTCGAGATTCAATCTCTATGAACTTGAGTCGCAAACTATGGATAGAAATTTTATCCAAAAAGTGCGAAAAAACGCCCGAAGCGTTGCCGCATTAGTGGACTTGGAAAGGCTTCAAGAAAATAACGATGGGAATTTTGAGATCCGTAAAGATAAGGTTAGAAGTCTGAAACAGAATGTTCCATGGTATGAAGATCCAGCCGCCCCAAAACAAGTCTTTGGTGTTCCCTTAGCCTCTGATGTAAAATTCCAAGATGAGCCCTGTCTTGCTTTTGGGACTGCTTTCCTGGTGGGTAAAAAAACGGCTTTAACAAACGCTCACTGCGTTTGTGTGCATGGTACGAACACGTTAGTTAATCTTAAAGAGAGATGGGTTGTTTTTAACTTTCAAATGACAGGGAAGGATGAGGCTCCCCAAGGTTTCCCCAAAAATAGTGTATATAAAATTGAAAGGGTCAAAGCGCATAGGTACAATGAGTACTCGGAAATTACCCAAGAGGGTGAATCCTATAAAGATTGGGCCATCTTAAAATTAGATAGGAATGTTGAGGGCATTGAACCTTTGCCTATTTCATTTGCTGATGTGGAATATGACCCCGAAAAAAAGAGGGAAGTCTACATGTTGGGACATCCTAATGGCTTACCATTGAAGCTAGCGACCGATGGTGAAATCCAGCCAAATACCTATCAGGGCCAAGATAAAAATGAGCGCGTAACGCTTTACCAAGAGAAATATCATCCCGATATTTTCTCCCATAACCTTCCCGCATATTCCGGAAATTCTGGTTCACCGGTATTCTGCGCAAAAACACATGAGGTGATTGGAATAACTTTTAGAGGCCCTAAAGATTTTGAAAAATGTAAGGATAAGCAAGTTGTAAAAAACCGCTTTATTAGTGAAGATTATGCTTAA
- a CDS encoding Uncharacterized protein (Product derived from UniProtKB/Trembl:D1R599) yields MNKLLKKVLIGLFLVLVANPVCASEYNFEVRSAAFFPTGKKFRRIYDHVERDYEVEASKKYCESIETWANVAYVGTRRKHGYDCKSHAQIWNMSFGINYTYSICCDLDFRLGIGPSIGAINLKNKSCCQRKKVARGVYGLAFKTGARYYFRERIYVDLFMDYLFQRAHFRNYVDVGGFKTGLGLGTSF; encoded by the coding sequence GTGAATAAATTATTGAAAAAAGTTTTAATAGGTTTATTTCTTGTTCTTGTTGCTAATCCTGTATGTGCTTCAGAGTACAATTTTGAGGTGCGGTCAGCGGCATTTTTTCCGACTGGAAAAAAATTCCGTAGGATATACGATCATGTAGAAAGAGATTATGAAGTTGAAGCTTCTAAAAAATATTGTGAATCTATCGAAACGTGGGCCAATGTAGCTTATGTGGGAACACGAAGAAAACATGGATATGATTGCAAGTCACATGCTCAAATCTGGAATATGAGCTTTGGCATCAATTATACCTATTCAATTTGCTGTGATTTGGATTTTCGCCTAGGAATTGGACCGAGCATCGGTGCCATTAATCTTAAAAATAAATCATGCTGCCAAAGAAAAAAGGTAGCCAGGGGTGTGTATGGGCTAGCCTTCAAAACGGGAGCGCGCTACTATTTCCGTGAAAGAATCTATGTGGATCTCTTCATGGATTATCTTTTCCAACGAGCCCATTTTCGCAACTATGTAGATGTAGGTGGCTTTAAAACAGGCCTTGGTCTAGGTACTAGTTTTTGA
- a CDS encoding Triosephosphate isomerase (Product derived from UniProtKB/Swiss-Prot:Q6MD24;Gene name derived from UniProtKB/Swiss-Prot:Q6MD24;EC number derived from UniProtKB/Swiss-Prot:Q6MD24): MLSIIGVTSIVKFKNRMMKKRYLIAANWKMHKTVAESIDYLKVFQSLLHSNLSNDVYLAPPFTALYPLVQHSKNLPIAIGAQNMSDKTEGALTGEISVRMLVEVGASFVILGHSERRHLFHEDNRFIQRKIQLALQNDLEVLLCIGETAEERSSGMSFQVIEKQLEECLKGVEENESKKIIIAYEPVWAIGSGNAAAASEVQVLHERIRHWCERRWKRGAAQLRILYGGSVSAKNAPSFLKEKDIDGLLVGTASLDPQTFSEIVNLS; the protein is encoded by the coding sequence CTGCTTTCAATAATTGGGGTAACATCAATAGTTAAATTTAAGAATAGAATGATGAAAAAGCGCTACCTTATTGCTGCCAATTGGAAAATGCATAAAACTGTGGCTGAGTCTATCGACTACCTTAAAGTGTTTCAATCTCTTCTGCATTCTAATTTGAGCAATGATGTTTATCTTGCACCTCCCTTCACTGCCCTTTATCCATTAGTTCAGCATTCTAAAAACTTGCCGATTGCCATCGGAGCTCAAAATATGAGCGACAAGACAGAAGGAGCGCTTACCGGAGAAATTTCCGTAAGAATGCTTGTCGAGGTGGGCGCCTCCTTTGTAATTCTTGGCCATTCCGAAAGAAGACACCTTTTCCATGAAGATAATCGCTTTATCCAACGAAAAATCCAACTTGCCCTGCAAAATGATCTTGAAGTTTTGCTCTGTATCGGAGAAACTGCAGAGGAACGTTCTAGCGGCATGAGTTTTCAAGTGATTGAAAAACAACTTGAAGAGTGTTTGAAGGGGGTCGAGGAAAATGAGAGCAAAAAAATCATAATCGCTTACGAACCCGTTTGGGCGATAGGAAGCGGAAACGCTGCGGCAGCTTCTGAGGTGCAAGTGCTTCACGAGAGGATTCGCCATTGGTGCGAGAGGCGTTGGAAGCGGGGTGCTGCACAACTTCGCATTCTCTACGGTGGTTCTGTTAGCGCAAAAAATGCCCCAAGTTTTTTAAAAGAAAAAGATATCGATGGTCTATTAGTGGGAACAGCTTCTTTAGATCCTCAAACATTTAGTGAAATCGTCAATTTAAGTTAG
- a CDS encoding putative integral membrane component of the sec protein-translocation machinery, secG (Product derived from UniProtKB/Trembl:Q6MD23;Gene name derived from UniProtKB/Trembl:Q6MD23) — protein sequence MTFIYYLCITLFMLLCALLCLVILIQESKSSGFGASFGGDTNESVFGTSTADVLKKFTGWLSFAFLTSCVLLSLWTQSLATRSKASQDSFTIENIQD from the coding sequence ATGACTTTTATCTATTACCTTTGCATCACATTATTTATGCTGCTCTGCGCTCTTCTTTGTTTAGTGATCCTTATTCAAGAAAGCAAGAGCTCAGGCTTCGGAGCCTCTTTTGGCGGAGACACCAATGAATCTGTTTTTGGAACATCAACAGCTGATGTTTTGAAAAAATTTACTGGATGGTTAAGTTTTGCTTTTTTAACCTCCTGTGTTCTCCTTTCTCTTTGGACACAGTCTTTAGCGACGCGCTCTAAAGCTTCTCAGGATTCTTTTACAATAGAAAATATCCAAGACTAG
- a CDS encoding hypothetical protein (Product derived from UniProtKB/Swiss-Prot:Q58463;Uncharacterized protein MJ1063): MSSETSLRVIIIVQARMGSTRLPGKVLKEVLGKPLLTHLIERLKKSKLAKQIVIATTKLPEDDLIEQLANDQQVSIFRGSEDDVLERYLLAAREVQADVIVRITSDCPLMDPEIVDKGIGLFLSHFPQYDYVSNTLYRTYPRGMDVEVFSMKALETAALLARNPAEREHVTLYLVNHPERFSLSNFTCSQNHAFYRWTVDTEEDFRLVSQLFEMSLPAFPTLESLLLLNKEHPELHLINSHIEQKKI; this comes from the coding sequence ATGTCTTCAGAAACATCACTGCGGGTGATTATTATCGTTCAGGCCAGAATGGGTTCCACACGCCTTCCTGGGAAAGTTCTTAAGGAAGTACTGGGTAAACCCCTATTAACCCATCTAATAGAAAGGTTAAAAAAATCCAAGCTGGCAAAGCAAATTGTGATTGCTACAACAAAGTTGCCTGAAGACGATCTCATCGAGCAATTGGCAAATGACCAACAGGTTTCCATCTTTCGTGGAAGTGAAGATGACGTTTTAGAGCGCTACCTGCTTGCCGCTCGTGAGGTTCAAGCTGATGTTATTGTTCGTATCACATCCGACTGTCCCTTGATGGACCCAGAAATAGTAGATAAAGGGATAGGGCTTTTTCTCTCGCATTTTCCTCAATATGACTATGTTTCTAACACATTGTATCGCACATATCCACGAGGCATGGATGTAGAAGTTTTTTCTATGAAAGCTTTAGAAACTGCCGCTTTATTGGCACGTAATCCAGCTGAGAGAGAACACGTCACACTTTATTTAGTTAACCATCCCGAGCGGTTCTCTCTTTCTAATTTCACATGCTCTCAAAATCATGCATTTTATCGCTGGACGGTGGATACGGAAGAAGATTTTAGGCTAGTTTCTCAGCTATTTGAAATGTCACTTCCTGCCTTCCCTACGTTGGAAAGTCTTTTGCTGTTAAACAAAGAACATCCGGAATTACATCTTATTAATTCCCATATTGAGCAAAAAAAAATATGA
- a CDS encoding Uncharacterized protein (Product derived from UniProtKB/Trembl:D1R477) yields the protein MNENALRFECVLKEKNDANDIMQWRNDPVSRKISFTYIEPKTLDQFYPEFLKGYFGIAELPSLFVLYNNQRVACLRFDPGCHPYNVSKRCAEISINIAPEWRHQGLGPLILKKTLLWVEQQGYDAVFARIKKTNQPSIKIFNKAEFCFIRSTQHCGEEVLEFLFDFDKERFEKVLVIAEAGSNWKAGPFEKDLDRAFALVEAAKEAGANIVKFQVFKAATTYVPQAGVSDYLAFSGIKKGIFELFKELEMPEKMLPFIVKRCEAVGIELMASVFSIDDLNLVNPYVKMHKMGSYEISHLRLLEAIAKTTKPLILSTGASYPNEIDWAVDTFYQAGGKELSLMQCTASYPASSACMNLRVIPWLKKRYDVPVGLSDHSLGLEASIGAVALGAKIIEKHFTLDKNFSGPDHAFALDPKELKNMVTNIRQIEEMLGSSVKKVYEEEEELYQFARRGLQALVDIQPGESLIEGDNLAILRPGKQKKGLHPMYLEKVKGRVATRFIAAGDGIQWSDFKEGENG from the coding sequence ATGAACGAAAATGCTTTGCGTTTTGAGTGTGTGTTAAAAGAAAAAAATGATGCTAATGACATTATGCAATGGCGTAATGACCCCGTTTCACGAAAAATATCATTTACCTATATAGAACCGAAAACCCTTGATCAATTCTATCCTGAATTCTTAAAGGGCTATTTTGGTATTGCTGAGCTACCTTCTCTTTTCGTGCTTTATAACAATCAGCGCGTGGCATGTCTGCGCTTTGATCCTGGATGCCATCCTTATAATGTGAGTAAACGTTGTGCGGAAATTTCGATTAACATTGCTCCAGAGTGGCGCCATCAGGGATTAGGTCCACTGATCCTAAAAAAAACACTACTGTGGGTTGAGCAACAAGGCTATGATGCTGTCTTTGCCAGAATAAAGAAGACAAACCAGCCTTCAATAAAAATTTTTAATAAGGCTGAGTTTTGTTTTATCCGTTCTACTCAACATTGCGGTGAAGAAGTTTTAGAGTTTCTTTTCGACTTCGATAAGGAGCGTTTTGAAAAAGTTTTGGTGATTGCAGAAGCTGGCTCTAACTGGAAGGCAGGCCCTTTTGAAAAGGACCTTGACCGAGCTTTTGCTTTAGTGGAAGCGGCTAAAGAGGCTGGGGCGAATATTGTAAAATTCCAAGTTTTTAAAGCAGCTACTACCTATGTCCCTCAAGCGGGAGTCAGCGATTATCTCGCTTTTTCTGGGATTAAAAAGGGTATTTTTGAACTATTTAAAGAACTAGAGATGCCGGAGAAAATGCTTCCGTTTATTGTGAAGAGATGCGAAGCGGTGGGAATCGAGTTGATGGCGTCAGTTTTTTCAATCGATGATCTTAACCTCGTTAATCCCTATGTTAAAATGCACAAAATGGGCTCTTATGAAATTTCTCATCTAAGGCTCTTAGAAGCGATTGCTAAGACAACAAAACCCCTTATTCTTTCAACTGGGGCTTCATACCCTAATGAAATTGATTGGGCTGTGGATACATTTTATCAAGCAGGGGGCAAAGAACTTTCTCTCATGCAGTGTACAGCCAGCTATCCAGCCTCTTCGGCTTGTATGAATCTAAGAGTGATCCCTTGGCTTAAGAAACGCTATGATGTGCCAGTTGGTTTATCGGACCACAGTTTAGGTTTAGAGGCATCGATCGGGGCTGTGGCATTAGGAGCAAAAATCATTGAAAAGCATTTTACCTTAGATAAAAACTTTTCTGGACCCGATCATGCCTTTGCTTTAGACCCCAAAGAACTCAAAAATATGGTGACAAATATACGCCAAATTGAAGAAATGTTAGGATCTTCAGTAAAAAAAGTGTATGAAGAAGAGGAGGAGCTCTACCAGTTTGCAAGGCGCGGGTTGCAGGCGTTAGTCGATATTCAGCCCGGTGAATCTCTGATCGAAGGAGACAATCTCGCGATCCTACGTCCAGGGAAACAAAAAAAAGGGCTTCATCCAATGTATCTTGAAAAAGTGAAGGGGAGGGTAGCTACCCGTTTTATAGCTGCAGGCGACGGAATTCAATGGTCAGATTTTAAGGAAGGTGAAAATGGTTAA
- a CDS encoding Pyrophosphatase PpaX (Product derived from UniProtKB/Swiss-Prot:A7Z971;Gene name derived from UniProtKB/Swiss-Prot:A7Z971;EC number derived from UniProtKB/Swiss-Prot:A7Z971): MQATEFNGQILRKVKMVKAVLIDLDGTLVDSTPALYQVYLKFLEHYGHKGNKEEFNSLVGPSIDEIVSTLKTQYKLEDDNEKLANMYVSFIMLQGFEGTELFTGVREFLDYAKEKGLKLAIVTSGTHALVKTCLDPFGIYERFDAILTSEDVKQAKPFPEIYELALSKLKVPAEEAVAIEDSTVGAASAKGAGLPVLFITHGKSVEGIEAYQAVNNWKECLEYVDKTSSV; encoded by the coding sequence CTGCAGGCGACGGAATTCAATGGTCAGATTTTAAGGAAGGTGAAAATGGTTAAAGCAGTACTTATTGATTTAGATGGGACATTAGTAGATAGCACCCCAGCTCTTTATCAAGTGTATTTAAAGTTTTTAGAGCATTACGGTCATAAAGGAAATAAAGAAGAGTTTAACAGCCTTGTTGGCCCGAGTATTGATGAAATCGTCAGCACGTTAAAGACTCAATATAAACTAGAAGATGATAATGAAAAACTGGCGAATATGTATGTCTCCTTCATCATGTTGCAAGGATTTGAAGGCACAGAGCTTTTCACAGGTGTAAGGGAGTTTTTAGATTATGCCAAGGAGAAAGGACTCAAATTGGCCATAGTAACTTCAGGAACACACGCTCTTGTCAAAACGTGCCTTGACCCCTTCGGTATCTATGAACGATTTGATGCCATCTTGACCTCAGAAGATGTAAAGCAAGCAAAACCCTTCCCTGAGATTTACGAGTTGGCTTTGAGCAAACTTAAAGTTCCAGCGGAGGAAGCTGTAGCTATTGAAGACTCGACGGTAGGTGCCGCATCTGCCAAAGGAGCTGGCTTACCTGTCTTGTTCATTACACATGGAAAGAGCGTTGAGGGAATAGAGGCATATCAAGCAGTGAATAATTGGAAAGAATGCTTGGAGTATGTCGATAAAACTTCCTCTGTGTAA
- a CDS encoding hypothetical protein (Product derived from UniProtKB/Trembl:Q6MC75) has protein sequence MKYSHITGFEKHLLAAAPQNLSPLYVILAKEENERKLAVSKVKNIFEENATASWQSYDATESAEQEIFNDLDTFSFLQPVKAIHIGDFHHFKKPVLERLEKYFASPPRGVYLILSGSDLKAHTHFYKRAEKCGVILEMVDEKPWEKEKNVQEWLVQEAAKLGKRMAPQAVQLLIKAVGNNVFHLLSELNKLFCFAGERGEITVEDIRAIACYTHQENSWQLGDALFKRNGALAFKISRGILAQEVPFFVLLRQIRTQFQTALHVASLSSSSEVKEDFPQLKESSIERHRAHVQDYGYSKLPEALKTINQVEWMAKNGMDRYDLLSDFLIFKLVTL, from the coding sequence ATGAAGTATTCACACATAACAGGGTTTGAAAAGCACTTATTAGCAGCTGCACCGCAAAATCTCTCTCCATTGTATGTGATTCTTGCAAAAGAGGAAAATGAACGCAAGCTAGCCGTTAGCAAGGTAAAAAATATCTTTGAAGAGAATGCGACCGCCTCTTGGCAATCCTACGATGCAACAGAATCTGCGGAGCAAGAGATTTTCAACGATCTTGATACTTTTTCTTTCTTACAACCAGTCAAGGCTATTCATATTGGGGATTTCCACCATTTCAAAAAACCCGTTTTAGAAAGACTGGAAAAGTATTTTGCTTCTCCTCCTCGAGGGGTTTATCTCATTTTAAGCGGGAGTGACTTAAAAGCGCACACCCACTTTTATAAGAGAGCAGAAAAATGCGGTGTTATTTTGGAAATGGTAGATGAAAAACCTTGGGAGAAAGAAAAAAATGTTCAGGAATGGCTAGTACAGGAGGCAGCGAAGCTTGGCAAACGCATGGCCCCGCAAGCTGTCCAGCTGTTAATTAAAGCTGTTGGGAACAATGTATTTCATCTCTTAAGTGAGCTTAATAAGCTCTTCTGTTTCGCTGGGGAGCGAGGAGAAATTACTGTCGAAGATATCAGAGCAATCGCATGCTATACACACCAGGAAAATAGCTGGCAATTAGGTGATGCGCTTTTTAAACGCAATGGGGCTCTTGCCTTTAAAATCTCTCGAGGTATCCTAGCTCAAGAGGTTCCTTTTTTTGTTCTTTTGCGCCAAATCCGCACCCAATTTCAAACAGCCTTGCATGTAGCTTCTCTCTCTTCTTCCAGCGAAGTAAAAGAAGATTTTCCTCAACTCAAAGAAAGCTCTATTGAGCGTCACCGTGCACATGTCCAAGATTATGGCTATAGCAAGCTGCCCGAAGCATTAAAGACGATCAATCAGGTAGAATGGATGGCAAAAAATGGCATGGATCGCTATGATCTTCTTTCCGACTTTTTAATTTTTAAATTAGTTACCCTATGA
- a CDS encoding hypothetical protein (Product derived from UniProtKB/Trembl:Q6MC76) — translation MKEPALLLLPNLLSEARYHEVFLPSSVDKAVGSIDGLIAESEQGARRYLSHFKMDKKPHEVPVALLNEHSHDEDLDFLLQPIAEGQRWGLVSDGGLPCIADPGSKLVARARKRGMLVQAFVGPCSFLLALMLSGLSGQKFFFHGYLDKEPIKRDRKIGQIEKSSRENHATQIFMEAPYRNRHLLDSLLHNLSTSTSLSVAWDLTMPSQGVVTHKIEVWRKVALPNIDKKPAVFLVQAF, via the coding sequence ATGAAAGAACCTGCATTACTTTTGCTCCCTAATCTTCTCAGTGAAGCGCGTTATCATGAAGTTTTTCTTCCTTCTAGCGTAGACAAGGCCGTTGGCTCTATTGATGGCCTAATTGCCGAAAGCGAACAAGGCGCAAGGCGTTATCTTTCTCATTTCAAAATGGACAAAAAGCCGCATGAAGTGCCTGTGGCATTATTAAACGAACATTCTCATGATGAAGATTTAGACTTTTTATTGCAGCCTATCGCAGAGGGCCAGCGATGGGGCTTAGTTTCCGATGGGGGTCTTCCCTGCATTGCTGATCCAGGTTCAAAGCTTGTTGCTCGTGCTCGTAAAAGGGGAATGTTAGTCCAAGCTTTTGTAGGTCCTTGCTCATTTCTGCTCGCTCTGATGCTTTCTGGGCTGTCTGGACAAAAATTCTTCTTCCATGGCTATCTTGACAAAGAGCCTATAAAAAGAGATCGCAAGATTGGCCAAATTGAAAAAAGCTCACGTGAAAATCATGCAACACAAATTTTCATGGAAGCACCTTACCGCAACCGTCATCTCTTAGACTCTCTTCTTCACAACTTATCGACAAGTACATCTTTATCAGTTGCCTGGGATCTAACGATGCCTTCACAAGGTGTTGTGACCCATAAAATTGAAGTTTGGAGAAAAGTTGCCTTACCTAATATTGATAAAAAGCCCGCTGTTTTTTTAGTGCAGGCATTTTAA
- a CDS encoding Oxygen-independent coproporphyrinogen-III oxidase-like protein YqeR (Product derived from UniProtKB/Swiss-Prot:P54304;Gene name derived from UniProtKB/Swiss-Prot:P54304;EC number derived from UniProtKB/Swiss-Prot:P54304), whose protein sequence is MSGKIKEASLYFHIPFCSKKCSYCHFYVLPERDADKTLLMQGFKAEWLKALPLLTPYKIVSIYFGGGTPSLLGAHYIEEILTRIQPEVETEITLEANPENCSETIIRDYKEAGINRLSIGAQAFDDPMLISLGRTHNKNRIESAVLEAFKVGIKNISIDLMYDLPQQTLEQWRHTLKKATSLPISHLSLYNLTVEPHTAFYKKRKSLIFPDPKTSLAMYLTATEELEKNGLKQYEISAFAKEGKQSRHNLGYWTARPFLGFGPSAFSYWEGKRFRNIAHLRKYHQLLEADQSPVDFEERLDYHAAQRELLAVRIRLLEGVNLEKFEKQHGKLEKEILNTLHDLVNKGWLAFDGSTIKLTAQGILFYDSLASEII, encoded by the coding sequence ATGAGTGGTAAGATTAAGGAAGCGAGTCTTTATTTTCACATTCCCTTTTGTTCAAAAAAATGCAGCTACTGCCATTTTTATGTTCTTCCCGAGAGGGACGCAGACAAAACTCTTCTTATGCAAGGCTTTAAAGCAGAATGGCTTAAAGCCTTGCCTTTATTAACACCTTACAAAATCGTAAGCATTTATTTTGGTGGAGGCACTCCAAGCTTGCTGGGGGCTCACTACATTGAGGAAATTTTGACTAGGATTCAACCTGAGGTAGAGACAGAAATCACCTTAGAAGCCAATCCGGAAAATTGCTCTGAAACAATTATTAGAGATTATAAAGAAGCTGGAATCAATCGTTTAAGCATCGGAGCTCAAGCATTTGATGATCCTATGCTCATCAGCCTTGGAAGAACACATAATAAAAATAGGATTGAATCGGCAGTATTAGAAGCCTTTAAGGTAGGTATAAAAAATATTTCTATCGATCTCATGTATGACCTTCCACAGCAAACGCTGGAGCAGTGGCGCCATACATTGAAAAAAGCGACTTCGCTCCCCATCTCTCACCTTTCCCTCTATAATTTAACTGTTGAACCGCATACTGCTTTTTATAAAAAACGCAAAAGCTTAATATTTCCAGATCCCAAAACTAGCTTAGCCATGTATCTTACCGCTACAGAAGAACTAGAAAAAAATGGTTTGAAGCAATACGAAATCTCTGCCTTCGCCAAAGAGGGCAAACAATCTAGACATAATCTTGGCTACTGGACAGCAAGGCCTTTTCTGGGATTTGGCCCTTCAGCTTTTAGCTACTGGGAAGGTAAGCGTTTCAGAAATATTGCTCACTTGCGTAAGTACCATCAACTATTAGAGGCAGATCAATCTCCTGTCGACTTTGAAGAGAGGCTCGATTACCATGCTGCTCAAAGAGAACTCCTTGCCGTTCGCATCCGATTACTCGAAGGCGTCAATCTTGAAAAGTTTGAGAAGCAACATGGCAAATTGGAAAAAGAAATCTTAAATACGCTTCACGACCTTGTCAATAAAGGATGGTTAGCTTTTGACGGTTCTACCATCAAGCTCACCGCTCAAGGTATCTTATTTTATGATTCTCTCGCTTCAGAGATTATCTAG
- a CDS encoding Uncharacterized protein (Product derived from UniProtKB/Trembl:F8L060) has translation MRHIKSERLKKLEGELTDLEQWLKLGLVPKKDLDKHKEEIRAVQSKIEEEKERLQFLKESGEAEEYITPKRPPANRGGGGYTEMPTIPDLDAAETGAGFTDGGFEMETDAMESGNSVIEEHDDSDDTASNDQEDDDKAEEDEESYFSDRNRWRRGGIIDPDADEW, from the coding sequence ATGAGGCATATCAAAAGCGAACGTTTAAAAAAATTGGAAGGAGAACTCACTGATCTAGAACAGTGGCTCAAATTAGGTCTCGTTCCTAAAAAAGACTTAGATAAACACAAAGAAGAAATCCGAGCAGTCCAATCTAAAATTGAAGAAGAAAAGGAACGTTTGCAATTTTTGAAGGAAAGCGGTGAAGCAGAGGAATACATCACACCTAAGCGCCCACCAGCGAACCGTGGTGGTGGAGGCTATACAGAAATGCCGACCATCCCAGATCTTGATGCAGCTGAAACAGGAGCTGGCTTCACAGATGGTGGTTTTGAAATGGAAACGGATGCCATGGAATCAGGAAACTCTGTTATTGAGGAACATGATGACAGTGATGACACCGCTTCCAATGATCAAGAGGATGATGATAAGGCTGAAGAGGATGAAGAATCTTACTTTAGCGATCGCAACCGCTGGCGCCGCGGAGGAATTATAGATCCAGACGCAGATGAGTGGTAA